The Rickettsiella endosymbiont of Dermanyssus gallinae genomic interval ATAACTTTGATTGGTTAGGCTTGCCAATTATTCAATTTCCACAGGATATGGTAGCGATTCAAGAAATTATCTGGCGTACTAAACCGGATATTATTATTGAAACTGGTGTGGCACGCGGTGGATCATTAATGTTAAGCGCATCTATATTGCACCTTTTAAATGGTAAAGGAAAAGTCATTGGTGTTGATATAGACATACGCGAACATAATAGGAAGGCCATTGAAGCGCATCCCTTAGCTTTTCGTATTCATTTAGTGGAAGGGTCTTCTATAGAGCCTGATACTATTCAAAAAATTTCTAAATTAATCCAAGCTACCGATAAGGTTATGGTTATTTTAGATTCAAATCATACCCATGCTCATGTGCTTAAAGAGCTAGAGTTGTATAGTCCTTGGGTCAGTATCGGTCATTATCTATTAGTGATGGATACCGTGATTGAAAACATGCCCAGTGATTATTTTCCGCCTCGCCCTTGGGGTAAAGGCAATAACCCTAAAATTGCCGTACATGATTTTCTTAAAACAAGCGATCGTTTCGAGATAGATGAGGCAATTCCTAATAAATTGTTGATTACAGTGGCAGAAGATGGTTATTTAAAATGTATTAAATAAAAAATTTTCTGACTAATCATTAAATAACCTAGGTATAACAGATGATTCCTGTAGCCGGTCCTTGGATTACAGACAAAGAAATTGCTTATGTGACCGATGCGGTGACACATGGCTGGTATGATCGGGCTAATGAATATATTGATCGCTTTGAAAACGCGTTTAAAGCTTATCTTAATCGAAAATATGCCATCAGTTTGCCTAGCTGTACCTCCGCGTTACATTTAAGTTTGTTAGCTTTAGATATCGGCGCAGGGGATGAGGTGATTGTACCTGATACGACTTGGATTGCTTCAGCAGCGCCTATTAGTTATGTGGGCGCGACGCCTATTTTTGCGGATATCGATCTAAAAACCTGGTGTTTATCCGCAGAAACTGTAGCGTCGTGTATTACTAAAAATACTAAAGCAATTATTGCGGTTAATCTCTATGGCCATATGCCCGAGTAC includes:
- a CDS encoding cephalosporin hydroxylase family protein, which translates into the protein MSETHDFYCERLRNIEKLGSAGELKNNALEFLVKSSVNYYSYNFDWLGLPIIQFPQDMVAIQEIIWRTKPDIIIETGVARGGSLMLSASILHLLNGKGKVIGVDIDIREHNRKAIEAHPLAFRIHLVEGSSIEPDTIQKISKLIQATDKVMVILDSNHTHAHVLKELELYSPWVSIGHYLLVMDTVIENMPSDYFPPRPWGKGNNPKIAVHDFLKTSDRFEIDEAIPNKLLITVAEDGYLKCIK